GCTACAGGCCCGAAGCCTTTCTTTTTCCTAATCTGATAATGGTAAATTGCCTTAACGATATAAATTACTTGCTTAGGCGCGCTCAACCAAAAGGCCATAAAGAGCGCGTAAGCTTTGGCTCACCAATAATGGGTATCTCCTCACCGCATTTTGGGCATCTATTACCTTTTTCAAGATTTATTTTTGTAACTGAGAAAGAGAAGCGCTGGATTAGTAGCTCGTTGCAGTTAGCGCAGTAAGTATTTTCA
This is a stretch of genomic DNA from Candidatus Thermoplasmatota archaeon. It encodes these proteins:
- a CDS encoding AmmeMemoRadiSam system radical SAM enzyme yields the protein RFYPCHKMLDVPATPVATLEKMHDWAKEEGMRYVYIGNVPGHKYENTYCANCNELLIQRFSFSVTKINLEKGNRCPKCGEEIPIIGEPKLTRSLWPFG